A stretch of Hoplias malabaricus isolate fHopMal1 chromosome 10, fHopMal1.hap1, whole genome shotgun sequence DNA encodes these proteins:
- the cyb5r4 gene encoding cytochrome b5 reductase 4 has protein sequence MVQEGKEGDYDDDDDDDNDEDEEEYEEEERGIMSILLSFISLTMSGFLRSLVCFGRRGGEMLNIPQSFPAVSSQQRVSPAGQPRNKVALKPGHSLMDWIRLTKSGRDLTGLKGQLIDVTEEELKKHNTRNDCWTCIRGMVYNISAYMDFHPGGEEELMKAAGIDGTDLFDQVHRWVNYESMLKECLVGRMVVKASTIIKAQPMKKESSRVNGLVPPSPPGMPAPTASTLSSKDHRPRYDWFQTDETVTIVVYTKRKIPISGCSVVDLQGNVLRIEILLGSWSYLLHWNLSHEVEETVATQTVSSVGKVQVCLRKVINAKWTQVGQALESHDSFIRSKDRGLFYRDCVLVSKKQVTHDTQLFCFRLPPGTQMHIPVGRHIYLKASVQGSDMIKPYTPVDEVLMPQKKTISSDVYLMIKVYPDGMFTPHLESLDIGASLSISTPDGPFTLHSLRDVTHLYLLAAGTGFTPMARLLCLALQDLKSIRKTKLMFFNRQERDILWSSELEQLCTEEERFQVEYVLSEPSGSWRGRRGHIETNMLHDFLEKPVDSKCLVCVCGPSGFTDLAVQLVRQQGFSEEEIHAFQG, from the exons ATGGTACAAGAAGGAAAGGAAggtgattatgatgatgatgatgacgacgacaatgatgaagatgaggaagaatatgaagaggaagaaagagggaTCATGTCAATTTTATTGTCTTTCATTTCTCTTACAATGTCAg GTTTTCTCCGGTCTCTGGTTTGCTTcgggagaagaggaggagagatgTTGAATATTCCGCAGTCATTCCCCGCGGTGAGCTCTCAGCAGCGCGTCTCTCCGGCGGGACAACCGAGGAACAAG GTGGCACTGAAGCCAGGCCATAGTCTTATGGATTGGATAAGGCTTACCAAAAGTGGACGTGATTTGACTGGACTGAAAGGGCAACTGATTGACGTAACAGAGGAGgaactaaaaaaacacaatacaagAAATGACTGCTGGACATGTATAAGAG GTATGGTGTATAATATAAGTGCCTATATGGATTTCCACCCTGGTGGAGAAGAGGAGCTTATGAAGGCAGCTGGCATAGATGGTACTGACTTGTTTGACCAG GTACACAGGTGGGTAAACTATGAATCCATGCTGAAAGAGTGCCTGGTGGGGAGGATGGTGGTGAAGGCCAGTACAATCATTAAAG CTCAACCAATGAAAAAGGAGAGCTCCCGTGTGAATG GTCTCgttcctccttctcctccaggGATGCCCGCGCCAACAGCATCCACGCTTTCATCTAAAGATCATCGTCCTCG ATATGACTGGTTCCAAACAGATGAAACCGTTACTATAGTTGTTTATACCAAGCGGAAG ATACCCATTTCTGGTTGTTCAGTAGTGGACCTTCAAGGCAACGTACTACGAATAGAGATACTCTTAGGAAGTTGGTCTTATCTACTTCACTGGA ATCTGTCTCATGAAGTAGAAGAAACTGTTGCca CTCAGACGGTCAGTTCTGTTGGAAAGGTTCAGGTATGCCTGCGCAAAGTGATCAATGCCAAGTGGACACAAGTGGGCCAAGCTCTAGAATCCCATGATTCATTTATTCGGAGTAAAGATCGGG GGCTGTTCTACAGAGACTGTGTGTTGGTGTCAAAAAAACAAGTTACACATGATACTCAGCTCTTCTGTTTCCGTCTACCTCCTGGAACACAAATGCACATTCCTGTGGGGAGACACATCTACCTCAAAGCCTCTGTTCAGG gTAGCGATATGATTAAGCCCTACACACCAGTAGATGAAGTGCTTATGCCACAGAAGAAGACAATTAGCTCTGATGTATATCTCATGATTAAGGTCTATCCTGATGGAATGTTCACCCCACATCTTGAGAGCCTTGATATAG GAGCCTCTTTGTCCATCAGCACTCCAGATGGTCCCTTTACGCTGCATAGTCTGCGTGATGTCACTCATTTGTACCTTTTAGCTGCTGGCACTGGATTCACACCTATGGCTCGCCTCCTTTGTCTGGCTCTACAAGACTTGAAATCTATACG AAAAACCAAGCTCATGTTCTTCAACCGTCAAGAGAGGGACATACTGTGGTCCTCTGAGCTCGAGCAGCTGTGTACAGAGGAGGAAAG ATTTCAGGTTGAATACGTCCTCTCTGAgccttcagggtcctggaggggCAGAAGAGGACATATAGAGACTAACATGCTACATGATTTCTTGGAAAAACCTGTAGATTCCAAATGCTTAGTCTGTGTGTGCGGGCCCAGTGGTTTCACAGATTTAGCAGTGCA ACTGGTCAGGCAGCAGGGATTCAGTGAAGAGGAGATTCATGCTTTCCAGGGTTGA